The Dioscorea cayenensis subsp. rotundata cultivar TDr96_F1 chromosome 19, TDr96_F1_v2_PseudoChromosome.rev07_lg8_w22 25.fasta, whole genome shotgun sequence genome includes a window with the following:
- the LOC120249472 gene encoding uncharacterized protein LOC120249472 yields the protein MCILCVVQRWSRRLVTMLPWLVIPLIALWAFSQLLPPRFRFEVTSPRLACVTVLLVTLFWYEILMPQLSVWRARCSARLRERRRAQALELQRLRKAATRRCRNCLTPYRDQKPGCGQFMCSYCGHISKRPVLDLPEGSGPSLGINGWICGYAWAAEGNGSRIGPVPRYWVGNNRCMTEKSYSGALLCASKLLSYFLGSIWWILRKIFRIGSSSKDSPDGDNKGSLSRGENGGNCQESRGEKSRRKAEEKRQARLEKEMLEEEERKQREEVARLVEERRKLRDEILEAERIHSRGSGLDGDRDRRKEAEKRRQDRKKEKDKGSSKSNSDVEEFDKKTSRENEKKRKLDKKYEIERRDGQKFVAGKYKCHTSESGNGLKVATSKSKYFDRITGSSLSPSKGFDGASFFGRNAQGTSTTVAKVNKFGYVDQTFSSAIRKDVYPAIHAMGKITSAADDRISKSNFDRAVGSEVRPPTAAPKKSWHQLFTRSTIVSPHDGVNTNGFSNQNEKAETHNECMMDQRVAASYSLDSQISVQPSSFGVSPSVNVSRGGNLVSHSLPAESISSERVRNSILEEAEIFEDPCYNPYPLSLLGPVSDSLDNFPLDLGAGFVSCNKMDEPHNASKKITAPADVIKPSPIESPISRSRISEEKRTAIGQSPSTPKSLDGASIALEQRTWQMWGTPLAQDALDMVTGPSNWILPLGQKKSNLDDMMMHPLSHTPVLSPVAVENLSIPGTHSPQNAHVDNSLNGGMFSRFGHGLNESDIWMRKPLFPQLAGDGESHVTFFPQFNPMDNAARNEMRHDASNGSEALRPFDLPPANFWSKKEWALHGLQDAGNSNPALNPGSLFSTGPDVQSVWASNQMDRI from the exons ATGTGTATACTGTGCGTGGTGCAGAGGTGGTCGCGCCGGCTGGTGACGATGCTGCCTTGGCTGGTGATCCCGCTGATTGCACTCTGGGCGTTCTCGCAGCTCCTGCCGCCGCGGTTCCGCTTTGAAGTCACGTCGCCGCGTCTTGCCTGCGTCACCGTCCTCCTCGTAACCCTCTTCTGGTATGAGATCCTCATGCCTCAGCTCTCCGTTTGGCGTGCCCGCTGCTCCGCGAGGCTACGCGAGCGCCGCCGCGCGCAGGCGCTTGAACTCCAGAGGCTCCGCAAGGCCGCCACACGCCGGTGCCGCaactgtctcaccccttatcgCGACCAGAAACCCGGCTGTGGACAATTCATGTGCTCCTACTGTGGCCACATCTCTAAAAGGCCCGTTCTTGATCTCCCCGAAGGCTCTGGTCCGAGCCTGGGCATCAATGGTTGGATCTGTGGGTACGCTTGGGCGGCCGAGGGGAACGGAAGCCGGATAGGTCCCGTCCCCCGGTATTGGGTTGGTAACAACCGGTGCATGACGGAGAAGTCTTATTCGGGGGCTCTACTCTGTGCTTCCAAGTTGCTCTCATATTTTTTGGGGAGCATTTGGTGGATTCTGAGGAAAATTTTCCGGATTGGTTCTTCAAGCAAGGACTCTCCAGATGGGGATAACAAAGGGTCGTTGAGTAGAGGAGAGAATGGTGGGAATTGCCAAGAGAGTAGAGGAGAGAAATCTAGGCGAAAAGCTGAGGAGAAGAGGCAGGCACGGTTGGAGAAGGAGATGTTGGAGGAAGAGGAAAGGAAGCAGAGGGAAGAGGTTGCTAGGCTGGTGGAAGAAAGGAGAAAGTTGAGAGATGAGATTTTGGAAGCTGAGAGAATTCATTCGCGGGGCTCTGGTCTGGATGGGGATAGAGATAGAAGGAAGGAAGCAGAGAAAAGGAGGCAGgatagaaagaaagagaaggacAAAGGTTCGAGCAAAAGCAACTCTGATGTAGAGGAGTTTGATAAGAAGACTAGCagagaaaatgagaagaagCGTAAGCTTGATAAAAAGTATGAGATTGAGAGACGAGATGGACAGAAATTTGTGGCTGGCAAGTATAAGTGCCACACATCAGAATCTGGCAATGGGCTGAAGGTGGCAACAAGTAAGTCTAAGTACTTTGATCGCATTACAGGGTCATCTCTGTCTCCTTCCAAGGGCTTCGATGGGGCTTCATTTTTTGGGAGAAATGCTCAGGGTACCTCTACTACTGTTGCCAAAGTGAACAAGTTTGGATATGTGGATCAAACGTTTAGTTCTGCTATTAGAAAAGATGTTTACCCTGCTATTCATGCAATGGGAAAAATCACTTCAGCTGCTGATGATAGGATCTCAAAGTCTAACTTTGATCGAGCT GTTGGGTCAGAGGTTCGGCCTCCAACGGCTGCACCAAAGAAATCATGGCATCAGCTGTTTACTCGCTCTACAATTGTTTCTCCTCATGATGGTGTGAACACCAATGGCTTTTCTAACCAGAATGAAAAAGCTGAAACTCATAACGAATGTATGATGGATCAAAGAGTAGCAGCTAGTTATTCTTTAGATAGCCAAATTAGTGTGCAGCCATCATCTTTCGGTGTCTCCCCTTCAGTAAATGTTTCAAGGGGTGGTAATTTGGTTTCTCATTCGTTGCCTGCTGAATCTATATCCAGTGAGCGAGTACGGAATTCAATATTGGAGGAGGCAGAAATTTTTGAGGATCCATGCTATAACCCATATCCTCTCTCCTTGCTTGGCCCAGTTTCTGATTCACTGGACAATTTTCCACTGGACCTAGGTGCTGGGTTTGTCTCTTGCAATAAAATGGACGAACCACACAATGCAAGTAAGAAGATAACTGCCCCTGCTGATGTGATCAAACCTTCTCCCATTGAATCCCCCATTTCTCGATCACGCATTTCAGAAGAAAAGCGCACTGCAATAGGCCAATCTCCAAGCACCCCAAAATCACTGGATGGAGCAAGTATTGCACTTGAACAACGGACATGGCAAATGTGGGGCACTCCACTAGCTCAGGATGCATTGGATATGGTAACAGGACCTTCCAATTGGATTTTGCCTCTGGGGCAGAAGAAGTCAAACCTAGATGATATGATGATGCATCCATTGTCTCACACTCCTGTGTTGTCACCTGTTGCAGTTGAAAATCTTTCCATTCCTGGCACTCACTCTCCGCAGAATGCCCATGTGGACAATTCTCTTAATGGCGGAATGTTTAGTCGTTTTGGTCATGGTCTAAATGAGAGTGATATATGGATGCGTAAACCTCTTTTCCCCCAATTGGCAGGAGATGGGGAAAGTCATGTGACTTTTTTCCCACAGTTTAATCCCATGGATAATGCTGCCAGGAATGAGATGAGACATGATGCTTCAAATGGGTCAGAAGCTCTCCGCCCTTTTGATCTGCCTCCTGCTAATTTTTGGTCCAA GAAAGAATGGGCTCTACATGGTTTGCAGGATGCTGGGAATTCAAACCCTGCTCTGAATCCTGGTAGCTTGTTTTCAACTGGACCAGATGTACAGTCAGTTTGGGCATCCAATCAAATGGACAGGATATAG